One genomic segment of Parus major isolate Abel chromosome 23, Parus_major1.1, whole genome shotgun sequence includes these proteins:
- the SYNC gene encoding syncoilin isoform X2 encodes MAQPEPPPELRLDEARASPDPQGAAEGAAPHPECLHTPSEPVGNRPKPLHRSSPDSSQDLQDASRDPCLEINTPGTQLDEDGAGVLLDEDGAGVPLDVDGAGVPLDVDGAGVPLDVDAGGTGIPLDMDADGVEIPLEVDARGTGIPADVGAAGVPLDVDEGGTGIPLAMDTDRAGIPDNADGAGIPLDMDTEGAGGPLDADATEHQCLTLEELGNYFQECIEIVEQLERERDSLIAELAQLREPALQEIRHAHEEIQAACRLLAKVELERDNLRDEIRQIKQKLFKVTKECVACQYQLESRRHDLSQHAVYQGELESQAGQLSGELSQLKETCEKEKEVLRQRLEAPPCRQDNLYLQESRRLSVEFESFVAESRRGLEEHYEPQLLRLLERREAGAKALQEMQGEIQGMKEALRPLQGEVSRLRLQNRSLEEQIVLVKQKRDEEVGQYREQVEELEDRLKELKNGVQLQQRKNQELEELRTSLHRELSIYKSCLEIYGHLCKSEEKAEQDC; translated from the exons ATGGCACAGCCTGAGCCCCCTCCAGAGCTGCGGCTGGATGAAGCCAGAGCATCCCCAGacccacagggagcagctgaaggagctgctccaCACCCAGAATGTCTTCACACCCCATCGGAGCCAGTGGGGAACAGACCTAAACCTCtgcacaggagcagcccagaCTCCAGCCAGGATCTGCAGGATGCCAGCAGGGATCCTTGCTTGGAGATAAACACACCAGGGACCCAGCTGGATGAGGATGGGGCAGGAGTCCTACTGGATGAGGATGGGGCAGGAGTCCCCCTGGATGTGGATGGGGCAGGAGTCCCCCTGGATGTGGATGGGGCAGGAGTCCCCCTGGATGTGGATGCAGGTGGGACAGGAATCCCACTGGACATGGATGCAGATGGAGTAGAGATTCCACTGGAGGTGGATGCACGTGGGACAGGGATCCCAGCGGATGTGGGTGCAGCAGGAGTCCCGCTGGACGTGGATGAAGGTGGGACAGGGATCCCACTGGCCATGGACACAGACAGGGCAGGGATCCCAGACAATGCAGATGGGGCAGGGATCCCGCTGGATATGGACACAGAGGGAGCAGGCGGCCCTCTGGATGCCGATGCCACAGAGCACCAGTGCCTGACCCTGGAAGAGCTGGGGAATTATTTCCAGGAGTGCATTGAGATCGTGGaacagctggagagggagagggacagCCTGATCGCCGAGCTGGCCCAGCTCCGCGAGCCGGCGCTGCAGGAGATCCGCCATGCCCACGAGGAGATCCAGGCAGcctgcaggctgctggccaaggtggagctggagagggacaacCTGCGGGATGAGATTCGGCAGATCAAGCAGAAACTCTTCAAGGTGACCAAGGAATGCGTGGCCTGTCAGTACCAGCTGGAGAGCCGCCGGCACGACCTCTCGCAGCACGCCGTCTACCAGGGCGAGCTGGAGAGCCAGGCCGGGCAGCTCTCAGGggagctgtcccagctgaaGGAGACCTGcgagaaggagaaggaagtcCTGAGGCAGCGCCTGGAGGCTCCACCCTGCCGGCAGGACAACCTGTACCTCCAGGAGAGCCGCCGGCTTTCCGTGGAGTTCGAGAGCTTCGTGGCCGAGAGCCGGCGGGGGCTGGAGGAGCACTACGAGCCCCAGCTGCTGCGGCTGCTGGAGCGGCGCGAGGCCGGGGCCAAGGCgctgcaggagatgcagggAGAGATCCAGGGCATGAAGGAAGCCCTGAGGCCCTTGCAGGGCGAGGTCAGCCGGCTGAGGCTGCAGAACCgcagcctggaggagcagatTGTCCTGGTCAAGCAGAAAAGGGATGAGGAGGTCGGGCAGTACCGG GAGCaggtggaggagctggaggacagGCTGAAGGAGCTCAAGAACGGGGTCCAGCTCCAGCAGCGCAAGaaccaggagctggaggagctcaggACCAGCCTCCATCGGGAACTCTCCATCTACAA GAGCTGCTTAGAAATCTACGGCCACCTCTGCaaatcagaggaaaaagcagagcaggactgtTAG
- the SYNC gene encoding syncoilin isoform X1: MCSAEPAALGSRGGRDLMAQPEPPPELRLDEARASPDPQGAAEGAAPHPECLHTPSEPVGNRPKPLHRSSPDSSQDLQDASRDPCLEINTPGTQLDEDGAGVLLDEDGAGVPLDVDGAGVPLDVDGAGVPLDVDAGGTGIPLDMDADGVEIPLEVDARGTGIPADVGAAGVPLDVDEGGTGIPLAMDTDRAGIPDNADGAGIPLDMDTEGAGGPLDADATEHQCLTLEELGNYFQECIEIVEQLERERDSLIAELAQLREPALQEIRHAHEEIQAACRLLAKVELERDNLRDEIRQIKQKLFKVTKECVACQYQLESRRHDLSQHAVYQGELESQAGQLSGELSQLKETCEKEKEVLRQRLEAPPCRQDNLYLQESRRLSVEFESFVAESRRGLEEHYEPQLLRLLERREAGAKALQEMQGEIQGMKEALRPLQGEVSRLRLQNRSLEEQIVLVKQKRDEEVGQYREQVEELEDRLKELKNGVQLQQRKNQELEELRTSLHRELSIYKSCLEIYGHLCKSEEKAEQDC; the protein is encoded by the exons ATGTGCAGCGCAGAGCCGGCAGCGCTGGGCTCCAGGGGAGGAAG ggaCCTGATGGCACAGCCTGAGCCCCCTCCAGAGCTGCGGCTGGATGAAGCCAGAGCATCCCCAGacccacagggagcagctgaaggagctgctccaCACCCAGAATGTCTTCACACCCCATCGGAGCCAGTGGGGAACAGACCTAAACCTCtgcacaggagcagcccagaCTCCAGCCAGGATCTGCAGGATGCCAGCAGGGATCCTTGCTTGGAGATAAACACACCAGGGACCCAGCTGGATGAGGATGGGGCAGGAGTCCTACTGGATGAGGATGGGGCAGGAGTCCCCCTGGATGTGGATGGGGCAGGAGTCCCCCTGGATGTGGATGGGGCAGGAGTCCCCCTGGATGTGGATGCAGGTGGGACAGGAATCCCACTGGACATGGATGCAGATGGAGTAGAGATTCCACTGGAGGTGGATGCACGTGGGACAGGGATCCCAGCGGATGTGGGTGCAGCAGGAGTCCCGCTGGACGTGGATGAAGGTGGGACAGGGATCCCACTGGCCATGGACACAGACAGGGCAGGGATCCCAGACAATGCAGATGGGGCAGGGATCCCGCTGGATATGGACACAGAGGGAGCAGGCGGCCCTCTGGATGCCGATGCCACAGAGCACCAGTGCCTGACCCTGGAAGAGCTGGGGAATTATTTCCAGGAGTGCATTGAGATCGTGGaacagctggagagggagagggacagCCTGATCGCCGAGCTGGCCCAGCTCCGCGAGCCGGCGCTGCAGGAGATCCGCCATGCCCACGAGGAGATCCAGGCAGcctgcaggctgctggccaaggtggagctggagagggacaacCTGCGGGATGAGATTCGGCAGATCAAGCAGAAACTCTTCAAGGTGACCAAGGAATGCGTGGCCTGTCAGTACCAGCTGGAGAGCCGCCGGCACGACCTCTCGCAGCACGCCGTCTACCAGGGCGAGCTGGAGAGCCAGGCCGGGCAGCTCTCAGGggagctgtcccagctgaaGGAGACCTGcgagaaggagaaggaagtcCTGAGGCAGCGCCTGGAGGCTCCACCCTGCCGGCAGGACAACCTGTACCTCCAGGAGAGCCGCCGGCTTTCCGTGGAGTTCGAGAGCTTCGTGGCCGAGAGCCGGCGGGGGCTGGAGGAGCACTACGAGCCCCAGCTGCTGCGGCTGCTGGAGCGGCGCGAGGCCGGGGCCAAGGCgctgcaggagatgcagggAGAGATCCAGGGCATGAAGGAAGCCCTGAGGCCCTTGCAGGGCGAGGTCAGCCGGCTGAGGCTGCAGAACCgcagcctggaggagcagatTGTCCTGGTCAAGCAGAAAAGGGATGAGGAGGTCGGGCAGTACCGG GAGCaggtggaggagctggaggacagGCTGAAGGAGCTCAAGAACGGGGTCCAGCTCCAGCAGCGCAAGaaccaggagctggaggagctcaggACCAGCCTCCATCGGGAACTCTCCATCTACAA GAGCTGCTTAGAAATCTACGGCCACCTCTGCaaatcagaggaaaaagcagagcaggactgtTAG